The following are encoded together in the Salvelinus alpinus chromosome 29, SLU_Salpinus.1, whole genome shotgun sequence genome:
- the LOC139559393 gene encoding protein eva-1 homolog B-like has product MEPIRKDMELLSNSMASYAHIKANPESLALYFMMGVCFGLLLALCPLVTGIACSTRRGRTKNKNTPHSLERRQLKSSEEDEEQEKVDVEEGEEVEIPKLTAVPMSNRSSQSNGTLRSVNVFASADELERARQLEERERIIRDIWRNGQPDILATGTGTIERVHYL; this is encoded by the exons ATGGAACCAATTAGAAAAGACATGGAGCTGCTAAGTAACAGCATGGCGAGCTATGCTCACATCAAAG CCAACCCAGAGAGCTTGGCTTTGTACTTCATGATGGGTGTGTGTTTTGGCCTGCTCCTGGCCCTGTGCCCCCTGGTCACTGGCATCGCCTGTAGCACACGTCGTGGTCGCACCAAGAACAAGAACACTCCCCACTCCCTAGAGAGGAGACAACTGAAGTCTAGCGAAGAAGATGAGGAACAGGAGAAAGTGGATGTggaagaaggggaggaggttGAGATCCCTAAATTAACTGCGGTGCCTATGAGCAACcgcagcagccaatcaaatggtACTTTGAGGAGCGTGAACGTGTTCGCGTCGGCGGATGAGCTGGAGAGGGCGAGGCAACTGGAGGAGAGGGAGCGCATCATCAGAGATATCTGGAGAAACGGGCAGCCTGATATACTGGCCACTGGGACAGGGACCATCGAACGGGTACACTACCTCTAG